CCCATGTTCAGGCTTGATCTTCCGGTTGAAATTCCATGGCGTTTTTCTCTACGCTCTCGGCGGTGAAGGATAGGGAATGCCGGTGTCTCTAATCAAAGCCGCGGGGTTACGCAATGAGCTTCCCACGATTCGGCCACCCTCCAAAACAATGCGTTCTTTGGGAAGCATCGCCGGAAGCCCATAATTATGCGTGGCCAAGACCAAGGTTGTCCCCCGAAGATTGATTTCATCAAACAGCTCCAGAATTCCTTTCGTAGCCCCCAGCCCAATATTTCCTGTGGGTTCATCGGCCAGGAGCAACAAGGGATTATTGACAATGGCCCGAGCGATGGCGACTCGTTGTTGCTCACCGGCAGAAAGCTGGGGGGGGAAACATTTTCCTTTGTGCTCGATCCCCACCAACCGTAATGCCTCCGAGGTCTTGTTTAAAATTTCCCGCCTCGGCACTCCCAGTACTTCCAAAGCAAAGGCTACATTTTCGGAGGCCGTCCATCGGGGAAGAAGTTTTAAATCTTGAAAAACTACGCCCAGGCTTCTCCTCAGGTGGGGAATCTCTCGGGGTTTCAAGCGACTTATGCGAAACCCATTGACCCGGATCTCCCCTTCTGTCGGGCGTTCAGCCGCATATAGCAATTTTAGGAAAGTGGTCTTTCCTGAACCGCTGGGGCCGGTAAGATAAACAAATTCCCCTTTGTCCACTTTTAGAGTAATGTCGAAGAGTACTCGGGGGCTTTCATTGTAAGCCTTGCTTACATGGATCATTTCGATCATCGCGGGTAGGTTTGACTCCTATGATCACTCCTTTTTTCTCGCAGCCTTAGTTGCCTGCATGACCCTGACGATGTCTTCAGGGGTAGGAAAGAAATACTGCAGAAAAAACTTGATCTTTTTAAAAATCTAGGCATTTTAGCAATATTAACACATCCCCCCGCCTATCACAAGATAGTAAATATTATGGGTGCATTTAGCGATCTGCCTGCGATTTTAAATTTTTCTCTTCTCTTGCTCCATCCGGGCTTCGCGGGTGTGATGACTTTTTTATGACGCCGGTTCGGTGGTAATGACCGTTTTAATATTTTCTTTTTTTTCGAACATAAGTGCAAATTGTCGGGCATCCTGCAGGGATGGAAAGTGCCCCACTCGCACCCGGTACCACAGTCCCTTGGCCGCTGCACTCCCCGTAATCTGGTAAGCAGCATACCCTTTGCTCTGCAATTGGTTCACCAACTGTGCGGCTTCTTCGGAGTTATTAAAAGCACCAACCTGCAATGTAAAGCGGGCTTTGGCCGGAGCTGATCTAGCTCCTTGAGAAGAAGAGGCAATCTCTTCTGCCGGTTCTAATAACTTTGCTTCTCCAACTTTTGGTTTCGTCGGGGGTGTTGGCCTGGCTTTTTCTTCTCGTTTATCCGGAATCTCAGAGGTGAAAGATTTTGCTTCTTTGTTCGCGGGATAATTTCCCCTTTTAAACTCAGCCTGATAAAGAGAATCTTTTTTTTCTTCTTTTTTCTTTTCCTGCTTACTCTGAGATGACGATTTTCCGCTATATTGAAGATCGTTGATTGCTTTTCCCACCCGTATGCCGGAAACGAAAGCCACCAGGGCTAAAAGGAAGGTCCCGGCAATAATAAAGCCCCATTTTTTACCTCCTTCTTTTGCCGGATAAGGATAAAATCTTACCCCCCCGGGGTAAGTTCGACCCCGGCGCCTGGCGGCTGTTTTTTTCAATCTTGTTTTCTCCGCTCC
This Deltaproteobacteria bacterium DNA region includes the following protein-coding sequences:
- a CDS encoding SPOR domain-containing protein, with the translated sequence MGKAINDLQYSGKSSSQSKQEKKKEEKKDSLYQAEFKRGNYPANKEAKSFTSEIPDKREEKARPTPPTKPKVGEAKLLEPAEEIASSSQGARSAPAKARFTLQVGAFNNSEEAAQLVNQLQSKGYAAYQITGSAAAKGLWYRVRVGHFPSLQDARQFALMFEKKENIKTVITTEPAS
- the ftsE gene encoding cell division ATP-binding protein FtsE, which gives rise to MIEMIHVSKAYNESPRVLFDITLKVDKGEFVYLTGPSGSGKTTFLKLLYAAERPTEGEIRVNGFRISRLKPREIPHLRRSLGVVFQDLKLLPRWTASENVAFALEVLGVPRREILNKTSEALRLVGIEHKGKCFPPQLSAGEQQRVAIARAIVNNPLLLLADEPTGNIGLGATKGILELFDEINLRGTTLVLATHNYGLPAMLPKERIVLEGGRIVGSSLRNPAALIRDTGIPYPSPPRA